One genomic region from Fusobacterium sp. JB019 encodes:
- the gatC gene encoding Asp-tRNA(Asn)/Glu-tRNA(Gln) amidotransferase subunit GatC, giving the protein MALTKEEVLNVAKLARLEFSPEEIEKYQEELNDILNYIDMLNEVDVSETQALSQVNDDVNNLKEDEVKPSLSVEEALSNAPESIDGSLIVPKVMG; this is encoded by the coding sequence ATGGCTTTAACAAAAGAAGAAGTACTAAATGTTGCAAAACTTGCAAGGCTTGAATTTAGTCCTGAAGAAATTGAAAAATATCAAGAAGAACTTAATGATATATTAAACTATATTGATATGTTAAATGAAGTTGATGTTAGTGAAACACAAGCATTATCTCAAGTAAATGATGATGTTAACAACTTAAAAGAAGATGAGGTAAAACCATCTCTTTCTGTTGAAGAAGCTTTATCTAACGCTCCAGAATCTATTGATGGATCGTTAATCGTACCTAAAGTTATGGGATAA
- a CDS encoding toxin-antitoxin system YwqK family antitoxin: MKKIVVLMFIISIFSYSSTLNYNQVKDVNGITINRITKRPFTGMVKNKRDREFYKNGKPNGKWLTFYTNGNLKSIENWKDGKLHGKYILYSSNGEKYLETEYKKGMDNGDYKIFYSDGKLRIAGKLKKGKPIGSWRSYSMEYYDILERNALYASGKENAKKN; this comes from the coding sequence ATGAAAAAAATAGTTGTGCTTATGTTTATAATTAGTATATTTTCTTATTCTTCAACATTGAATTATAACCAAGTAAAAGATGTAAATGGAATTACAATTAATAGAATTACAAAACGCCCCTTTACAGGAATGGTAAAAAATAAAAGAGACAGAGAATTTTATAAAAATGGAAAACCTAATGGGAAATGGCTGACATTTTATACTAATGGAAATTTAAAATCTATAGAAAACTGGAAAGATGGAAAGCTTCATGGAAAATATATATTATATAGTTCAAATGGAGAAAAATATCTAGAAACAGAATATAAAAAAGGTATGGATAATGGAGATTATAAAATATTTTATTCTGATGGGAAACTTAGGATAGCGGGAAAACTAAAAAAAGGGAAACCTATTGGTAGCTGGAGAAGTTATAGTATGGAATATTATGATATTTTAGAAAGAAATGCCTTATATGCAAGTGGGAAAGAAAATGCAAAGAAAAACTAA
- a CDS encoding Maf family protein: MILASKSPRRKEILENFGFNLKIKTKEIEEVSSKESIIDQIKDISNKKAYEIANENKDEFVVSADTIVCINNKILGKPKNEEDVYAMLRELSGKAHEVITAFSIININKNIHYSDAEITKVFFNEISDAEIKWYIDTNEPFDKAGSYGIQGKGALFVKKIEGDFFSVMGFPLGKFLRSLKKLNIDLDCLEKL, translated from the coding sequence ATGATTCTTGCATCAAAATCTCCAAGAAGAAAAGAAATTCTTGAAAATTTTGGTTTCAATTTAAAAATTAAAACTAAAGAAATAGAAGAAGTTAGTTCTAAAGAAAGTATCATTGATCAAATCAAAGATATTTCTAATAAAAAAGCTTATGAAATTGCAAATGAAAATAAAGATGAGTTTGTTGTAAGTGCTGATACAATAGTTTGTATAAACAATAAAATTCTTGGAAAACCTAAGAATGAAGAAGATGTTTATGCCATGTTAAGAGAACTTTCTGGAAAAGCCCATGAAGTTATTACTGCTTTTTCAATAATAAATATTAATAAAAATATACATTATTCAGATGCTGAAATCACAAAAGTTTTCTTCAATGAAATTAGCGATGCTGAAATCAAATGGTATATTGATACAAATGAACCCTTTGATAAAGCTGGAAGTTACGGGATACAAGGAAAGGGAGCTTTGTTTGTAAAAAAAATTGAAGGAGATTTCTTCTCTGTAATGGGATTTCCTTTAGGTAAATTTTTAAGGTCTTTAAAAAAATTAAATATAGATTTAGATTGTTTAGAAAAATTATAA
- a CDS encoding cysteine-rich small domain-containing protein, giving the protein MQRKTKNYKFFQNKKCEYFPCHKMKNPEGNFNCLFCYCPLYSLGDQCGGNFKYNSKGIKDCSNCILPHVKDIGYDHVQIKIKEVINKVKK; this is encoded by the coding sequence ATGCAAAGAAAAACTAAAAATTATAAATTTTTTCAAAATAAAAAGTGTGAATATTTTCCTTGCCACAAAATGAAAAATCCTGAAGGAAATTTTAATTGTCTTTTTTGTTATTGTCCTTTATATTCTTTAGGGGATCAATGCGGAGGAAATTTCAAGTATAATTCTAAAGGAATAAAGGACTGTTCTAATTGTATCTTGCCTCATGTGAAAGATATAGGTTATGATCATGTTCAGATTAAAATAAAAGAAGTTATAAATAAAGTTAAAAAATAG
- a CDS encoding rod shape-determining protein, with product MKNIFNKFLSLFSEDLGIDLGTSNTLICVRKKGILLNTPSVVAFNSKSKDVFAVGEEAKSMIGRTPANIEAIRPLKNGVIADYEVTEKMLRTFYKIVTNGKKLSAPRVLICVPAGVTQVEKRAVIDISREAGAREAFLIEEPMAAAIGAGIDVFRPEGNLIVDIGGGTSEIGVVSLGGIVITKSLKVAGDKFDSLIIDYIRKAHNILIGYKTAETLKKEIGAAIKLEEELTYEISGRNLISGLPVNIEVTSSEISSCLEETTDLIVEEIKLILEKTPPELSADIRKTGIYLTGGGALLRGLDKKLSHSLKLNVTVVENPLNSVIDGISIFLENFNKYVPVLMSTENNY from the coding sequence ATGAAAAACATATTTAACAAATTTTTAAGCCTATTTTCTGAAGATTTAGGAATAGACTTAGGTACCTCTAATACACTTATCTGTGTTAGAAAAAAAGGCATACTATTAAATACTCCTTCCGTAGTAGCTTTTAATAGCAAATCAAAAGATGTTTTTGCTGTGGGAGAAGAAGCTAAAAGTATGATTGGTAGAACGCCTGCCAACATAGAAGCTATCAGACCTCTTAAAAATGGAGTTATAGCTGATTACGAAGTTACTGAAAAAATGTTAAGAACTTTTTACAAAATAGTAACTAATGGAAAAAAATTATCTGCACCTAGAGTTTTAATTTGTGTTCCTGCAGGAGTTACTCAAGTTGAAAAAAGAGCAGTAATAGATATCAGTAGAGAAGCTGGAGCTAGAGAAGCATTTCTTATAGAAGAGCCTATGGCAGCTGCTATTGGAGCTGGAATAGATGTATTTAGACCAGAAGGAAACTTAATAGTTGATATAGGAGGAGGAACTTCTGAGATTGGAGTTGTTTCCCTAGGAGGAATAGTTATTACTAAATCTTTAAAAGTTGCAGGGGATAAATTTGATTCTCTTATAATTGATTATATTAGAAAAGCTCATAATATCCTTATAGGTTATAAAACTGCTGAAACTTTGAAAAAAGAAATTGGAGCTGCTATTAAATTAGAAGAAGAATTAACTTATGAAATCAGTGGAAGAAACCTTATCTCAGGACTTCCTGTAAATATTGAAGTTACTTCTAGTGAAATTTCTTCTTGTTTAGAAGAAACAACTGACTTAATAGTAGAGGAAATTAAACTTATACTTGAAAAAACTCCACCTGAATTATCAGCTGATATAAGAAAAACTGGAATTTATTTAACTGGTGGTGGAGCTTTACTTAGAGGACTAGATAAAAAACTTTCTCATTCTTTAAAATTGAACGTCACTGTTGTTGAAAATCCTTTAAATTCTGTAATTGATGGTATATCTATTTTCTTAGAAAATTTCAATAAATATGTACCAGTTCTAATGTCTACTGAAAATAATTATTAA
- the scpB gene encoding SMC-Scp complex subunit ScpB has product MKNQNQLDEIKNQIEAILLIGGEDIKIKDLCKFFSLSIDKIIPIIYELKGERKYSGINIEVNGDYIYLVSNAKYGEIVNNFFEQEKKPRKLSAPSLETLSIIAYNQPITKSEIESIRGVKVDSIIGTMESKKFVRVCGKKDSIGRPNLYEVTEKFLKYLGIDTVEELPNYFEIKQQLNELNN; this is encoded by the coding sequence TTGAAAAATCAAAATCAATTGGATGAAATCAAAAATCAAATTGAAGCCATTTTATTAATAGGTGGTGAAGATATAAAAATAAAAGACTTATGTAAATTCTTTTCCCTTTCTATTGATAAAATAATTCCTATCATATATGAATTAAAAGGTGAAAGAAAATATTCTGGAATAAATATAGAAGTTAATGGAGATTATATTTATCTTGTTTCAAATGCTAAATATGGAGAAATTGTAAATAATTTCTTTGAACAAGAAAAAAAACCAAGAAAATTATCTGCTCCATCCCTTGAAACTTTATCCATAATAGCTTACAATCAACCTATTACTAAATCTGAAATAGAAAGTATTAGGGGAGTTAAAGTTGATAGCATCATAGGAACTATGGAATCTAAAAAGTTTGTTAGAGTTTGCGGTAAAAAAGATAGTATTGGAAGACCCAACCTTTACGAGGTTACTGAAAAATTTCTAAAATATTTAGGAATTGATACTGTTGAAGAATTACCTAATTATTTTGAAATAAAGCAACAATTAAATGAATTAAACAATTAA
- a CDS encoding pseudouridine synthase, which yields MEKMRINKYLASLGIDSRRAIDRMIDEDRITVNGQLAQSGLKVDDKDKIFIDGVSIRKKKSEKLYFMVNKPQKVLSAVKDSRGRKLVTNLVKTNERIFPIGRLDYETEGLIILTNDGEIYNKVIHPRTEVYKTYYVEVLGSVRMSDLNKIKKGILIDDQLTLPAKAKVISSTTTRTTLNVAIKEGRNRQIRKMFDHIGHKVIFLKRIAIGNLELDPRLKPGESRPLKKKEVNYLNSI from the coding sequence ATGGAAAAAATGAGAATAAACAAATATTTAGCTAGTTTAGGAATTGATTCTAGAAGAGCAATCGATAGAATGATTGATGAAGATAGAATTACTGTAAACGGACAATTAGCTCAGTCAGGATTAAAAGTTGATGATAAAGATAAAATCTTTATTGACGGAGTTTCAATAAGAAAAAAGAAAAGTGAAAAACTATATTTTATGGTAAATAAACCCCAGAAAGTTTTATCTGCTGTTAAGGATTCTAGAGGGAGAAAACTTGTCACTAACTTAGTAAAGACAAATGAAAGAATTTTCCCAATAGGAAGACTTGACTATGAAACTGAAGGATTAATCATTTTAACAAATGATGGAGAAATTTATAATAAAGTTATCCATCCTAGAACTGAAGTTTATAAAACTTATTATGTTGAAGTTTTAGGAAGTGTTCGTATGTCTGATTTAAATAAAATTAAAAAAGGAATTTTAATTGATGATCAGTTAACTTTACCTGCAAAGGCAAAGGTTATCTCTTCAACAACTACTCGTACTACACTTAACGTAGCTATAAAAGAAGGAAGAAACAGACAAATTAGAAAAATGTTCGATCATATTGGACATAAAGTTATATTCTTGAAAAGAATAGCTATTGGAAATCTAGAGTTAGATCCTCGTTTAAAACCAGGGGAATCTAGACCACTTAAAAAGAAAGAAGTAAATTATTTAAATTCTATTTAA
- a CDS encoding SoxR reducing system RseC family protein produces MESSGKVVAINGKKVTLRMYRESTCSHCSGCGEDTKVAKELVLEVDQDVEIGDIVTFQMKDSKFLKIGFLVYIVPIIMMIVGFNVGTKLGYTEKGSAALSFLFLAITFGVIHLIDRFLVKEKVQMEVLKVEKDDGQIDQDTCDVKH; encoded by the coding sequence ATGGAAAGTAGTGGAAAAGTGGTTGCTATAAACGGAAAGAAAGTTACACTTAGAATGTACAGAGAAAGTACTTGTTCACATTGTTCAGGATGTGGTGAAGATACAAAGGTAGCTAAAGAATTGGTGCTTGAAGTAGACCAAGATGTTGAAATAGGGGATATTGTAACGTTTCAAATGAAAGATTCTAAGTTTTTAAAAATAGGATTCTTAGTATATATAGTTCCAATTATAATGATGATTGTAGGATTTAATGTTGGAACAAAATTAGGATATACAGAAAAAGGATCAGCTGCTTTATCATTTTTATTTTTAGCTATTACATTTGGAGTAATACATTTGATAGATAGATTTTTAGTAAAAGAAAAAGTTCAAATGGAAGTTTTAAAAGTTGAAAAAGATGATGGGCAAATAGATCAAGATACTTGTGATGTTAAACATTAA
- the gatB gene encoding Asp-tRNA(Asn)/Glu-tRNA(Gln) amidotransferase subunit GatB, producing MNKKWESVIGLEVHLQLKTGTKVWCNCSTDYDSDKPNTHTCPICLGHPGALPKLNKKVLEYAIKAGLALNCKINNESTFDRKNYFYPDTPKNYQITQFDNSYAGRGYLDINVNGKEKQIGITKIQIEEDAGKSIHGVKESYINFNRASMPLVEIISEPDMRSSEEAYEYLTLLRNTLKYTGISDVSMELGSLRCDANISVHHEGEPFGTRVEVKNLNSFKAVARAIDYEINRQINTIEDGGSIDQETRTWDDETQITKVMRSKEEAMDYRYFPEPDLLKVVVTDEEIEKIRETMPEDIVAKINRFVNDYKLPQYDADILCLDIELANYFEEVVKESNNAKTSANWILTEVLKYLKDNHIEINDFPISAKDLGKIIELIDKNIISSKIAKKLFEIKLKDERDPETIVKEEKMAQVADEGAIETLVEEVLNNNPKLIEDYHNADEGRKPRVLKGLMGQCMKLSKGKANPKMVTDLLLKKL from the coding sequence ATGAATAAAAAATGGGAATCAGTAATTGGACTTGAAGTCCACCTTCAACTTAAAACTGGTACAAAAGTTTGGTGTAATTGTAGTACTGACTATGATTCTGACAAACCTAATACACATACTTGTCCTATATGTTTAGGACATCCAGGAGCTTTACCAAAACTTAATAAAAAAGTTTTAGAATATGCTATTAAAGCAGGACTTGCTTTAAACTGTAAAATAAATAATGAAAGTACTTTTGATAGAAAGAACTATTTCTATCCTGATACTCCTAAAAACTATCAAATAACTCAATTTGATAATTCTTATGCAGGAAGAGGTTATCTTGATATCAACGTAAATGGAAAAGAAAAACAAATTGGAATAACTAAAATCCAAATAGAAGAAGATGCAGGAAAATCTATACATGGAGTTAAGGAATCTTATATAAACTTCAACAGAGCTTCTATGCCTCTTGTTGAAATAATTTCTGAACCTGATATGAGATCTTCTGAAGAAGCTTATGAATATTTAACTCTTCTTAGAAATACTCTAAAATATACTGGAATAAGTGATGTTTCTATGGAACTTGGTTCTTTAAGATGCGATGCTAATATTTCAGTTCACCATGAGGGAGAACCTTTTGGAACTAGAGTAGAAGTTAAGAATTTAAACTCTTTTAAAGCTGTTGCTAGAGCAATAGATTATGAAATAAATAGACAAATAAATACTATTGAAGATGGAGGATCTATTGATCAAGAAACTAGAACTTGGGATGATGAAACTCAAATAACTAAGGTTATGAGAAGTAAAGAAGAGGCTATGGACTATAGATATTTCCCTGAACCTGATTTATTAAAAGTAGTTGTTACTGATGAAGAGATTGAAAAAATTAGAGAAACTATGCCAGAAGATATAGTTGCTAAAATAAATAGATTTGTAAATGATTACAAACTTCCTCAATATGATGCTGATATTCTTTGTTTAGATATTGAATTAGCAAATTATTTTGAAGAAGTTGTAAAAGAAAGCAATAATGCTAAAACCAGTGCTAACTGGATATTAACTGAAGTTTTAAAATATCTAAAAGATAATCATATTGAAATTAATGATTTCCCTATTTCAGCTAAAGATTTAGGAAAAATTATTGAATTAATTGATAAAAATATAATATCTTCTAAAATAGCTAAAAAATTATTTGAAATTAAACTTAAGGATGAAAGAGATCCTGAAACTATAGTTAAAGAAGAAAAAATGGCACAAGTTGCTGATGAAGGTGCTATTGAAACTTTAGTAGAGGAAGTTCTTAATAACAACCCTAAATTAATTGAAGATTATCATAATGCTGATGAAGGTAGAAAACCTAGAGTATTAAAAGGTCTTATGGGACAATGCATGAAACTTTCTAAGGGTAAAGCTAATCCTAAAATGGTTACTGATCTTTTACTTAAAAAACTTTAA
- the gatA gene encoding Asp-tRNA(Asn)/Glu-tRNA(Gln) amidotransferase subunit GatA has product MNNICNFTALELRDKIANKELSAVEALTAVYEKIEKTDDLIGSFISLRKETALKEAKIIDEKIANGEEVGILAGVPVSVKDNMVSLNDLTTSCSKILYNYKGIYDATVVKKLKEAGAIIIGKTNMDEFAMGGSTKTSYHKLTKNPWDTSKVPGGSSGGAAASIAAKQCFISLGSDTGGSIRQPASFCGVVGMKPTYGRVSRYGLMAFGSSLDQIGPLAKNVSDIALTMNVIAGYDDYDATVSPKEVPDYTKSLNKDISGMTIGVPKEYFVEGMDSKIKEIMDEALEKFKSLGAKIVNISLPHTKYALPTYYVLAPAEASSNLARFDGIRYGYRSPNAKDYIDLYVKSRSEGFGAEVKRRIMIGTYVLSAGFYDAYFKKAQKVRALIKNDFDKAFENVDIIFTPVAPSTAFSLDAVKTPLELYLEDIFTLSANLAGVPGISIPAGIANDLPVGIQLLGKHFEEETLIAAGHAFEKIRGEFNLPEGADK; this is encoded by the coding sequence ATGAATAATATTTGTAACTTTACAGCTTTAGAGCTTAGAGATAAAATAGCAAATAAAGAATTATCTGCTGTGGAAGCTTTAACTGCTGTATATGAAAAAATAGAAAAAACTGATGATTTAATCGGAAGTTTTATTTCTTTGAGAAAAGAAACAGCTTTAAAAGAAGCTAAAATAATCGACGAAAAAATAGCAAATGGAGAGGAAGTTGGAATTCTTGCTGGAGTACCAGTTTCAGTTAAAGATAATATGGTCTCTTTAAATGATTTAACTACATCTTGTTCTAAAATTCTTTATAATTATAAAGGAATATATGATGCTACTGTAGTTAAAAAATTAAAAGAAGCTGGAGCAATCATCATCGGTAAAACTAATATGGATGAATTTGCAATGGGAGGAAGTACTAAAACTTCTTATCATAAATTAACTAAAAATCCTTGGGATACTTCAAAAGTTCCTGGTGGAAGTAGTGGAGGAGCTGCTGCTTCTATTGCAGCTAAACAATGTTTTATTTCCCTTGGTTCTGATACTGGAGGAAGTATTAGACAACCTGCTTCTTTCTGCGGAGTTGTAGGAATGAAACCAACTTATGGTAGAGTATCTAGATATGGATTAATGGCTTTTGGTTCTTCTTTAGATCAAATTGGACCTCTTGCTAAAAATGTATCTGATATTGCTTTAACTATGAACGTTATTGCTGGATATGATGACTATGATGCTACAGTTAGTCCAAAAGAAGTTCCTGATTATACAAAATCTTTAAATAAAGATATTTCTGGAATGACAATTGGGGTTCCAAAGGAATATTTTGTAGAAGGAATGGATTCTAAAATAAAAGAAATTATGGATGAAGCTTTAGAAAAATTTAAATCGTTAGGAGCTAAAATCGTTAATATATCTTTACCACATACTAAATATGCATTACCTACTTACTATGTTCTAGCTCCAGCTGAAGCTAGTTCAAATCTTGCTAGATTTGATGGAATAAGATATGGTTATAGAAGTCCTAACGCTAAAGATTATATTGATTTATACGTTAAATCTAGAAGTGAAGGATTTGGAGCAGAAGTAAAAAGAAGAATAATGATTGGTACTTATGTTTTAAGTGCTGGTTTCTACGATGCATACTTCAAAAAAGCTCAAAAAGTTAGAGCACTTATTAAAAATGATTTTGATAAAGCATTTGAAAATGTTGATATCATCTTCACACCTGTTGCTCCTTCAACTGCTTTTTCTCTTGATGCAGTGAAAACACCATTAGAATTATATCTAGAAGATATATTCACTCTTTCTGCTAACCTTGCAGGAGTTCCTGGTATATCAATTCCAGCTGGAATTGCTAATGATTTACCTGTAGGTATTCAATTATTAGGAAAACATTTTGAAGAAGAAACTTTAATTGCAGCAGGACATGCTTTTGAAAAAATAAGAGGGGAATTTAATCTTCCTGAAGGAGCTGATAAATAA
- the dsdA gene encoding D-serine ammonia-lyase, with protein MNLQELMKDEVVKNISNMEEVTWINPKKIDYSKYEEAGIPVSDDQIEDAKNRLERFAAFIKKAFPETSEANGIIESPLEPIFSMQKELEEKYEVEIPGKLYLKMDSHLPVAGSIKARGGVYEVLKHAEDLAIEAGMLSYEDDYSILTEERFKKFFSGYKVQVGSTGNLGLSIGITSAAVGFEVIVHMSADAKQWKKDMLRSKGVTVVEYEDDYGKAVEEGRKNSDADPLSYFVDDEKSINLFLGYTVAASRLKGQLDEKGIEINEKNPLIVYIPCGVGGAPGGVAYGLKRIFKENIHCFFVEPTLSPCMILGMVTGLHEKISVYDVGIKGITHADGLAVARPSGLVSEYMDPVLSGVFTTVDANLYDYLRILDKTENKRIEPSSCAAFKGPINLLKEETSRKYIEENIGTNIENAYHIAWATGGRMVPKEDMEKFLKTYL; from the coding sequence ATGAACTTACAAGAATTAATGAAAGATGAAGTAGTTAAAAATATTTCAAATATGGAAGAAGTAACTTGGATAAATCCTAAAAAAATAGATTATTCAAAATATGAAGAGGCAGGAATTCCTGTTTCAGATGATCAAATAGAGGATGCTAAAAATCGTTTAGAAAGATTTGCAGCATTTATAAAAAAAGCATTTCCTGAAACAAGTGAAGCTAATGGAATTATAGAATCTCCATTAGAACCAATATTTTCAATGCAAAAAGAATTAGAAGAAAAATATGAAGTTGAAATTCCAGGAAAATTATATTTAAAAATGGATAGTCATTTACCTGTGGCAGGATCAATTAAAGCTAGAGGTGGAGTTTATGAAGTATTGAAACATGCAGAAGATTTAGCTATTGAAGCAGGAATGTTGTCATATGAGGATGATTATTCTATATTAACAGAAGAAAGATTTAAAAAATTCTTCTCAGGTTATAAGGTTCAAGTAGGTTCTACGGGAAATTTAGGATTAAGTATAGGAATAACAAGTGCAGCAGTAGGTTTTGAAGTAATAGTACATATGTCTGCTGATGCAAAGCAATGGAAAAAAGATATGCTAAGATCAAAGGGTGTTACAGTTGTAGAATATGAAGATGATTACGGGAAAGCTGTTGAAGAGGGAAGAAAAAATTCAGATGCAGATCCATTAAGTTATTTTGTAGATGATGAGAAATCTATAAATTTATTCTTAGGTTATACAGTGGCAGCTTCTAGATTAAAAGGGCAATTAGATGAAAAGGGAATAGAAATTAATGAGAAAAATCCTTTAATTGTTTATATTCCTTGTGGTGTAGGAGGAGCTCCTGGAGGAGTTGCTTATGGATTAAAAAGAATATTTAAAGAAAACATTCATTGCTTCTTTGTTGAACCAACATTATCTCCATGTATGATACTTGGAATGGTAACAGGATTACATGAAAAAATAAGTGTTTATGATGTTGGAATAAAAGGAATTACTCATGCTGATGGATTAGCAGTTGCAAGACCTTCAGGACTTGTAAGTGAATATATGGATCCTGTATTAAGTGGAGTATTTACAACTGTAGATGCAAATCTTTATGATTATTTAAGAATTTTAGATAAAACTGAAAATAAAAGAATTGAGCCATCTTCTTGTGCAGCTTTTAAGGGGCCAATAAATTTATTAAAAGAAGAAACTTCAAGAAAATATATAGAAGAAAATATAGGAACAAATATAGAAAATGCTTATCATATAGCATGGGCAACAGGTGGAAGAATGGTACCAAAGGAAGATATGGAAAAATTCTTAAAAACTTATTTATAA